ACAGGACTGAAATCTTTTGTATGTACAATTTGTGATAGACGATTCTCACAAGTACAGCAACTTAAGAGTCATGCTAGAactcacacaggcgagaaaccgtATGAGTGCAGAGAATGTGGCAGGCGATTTGCTCAGATGGGGATCCTCAGGAGACATTTTTTGATTCATACAGGGCAAAAGCCTCACGTGTGTAATGTGTGTGGTAAATCGTTTACCCAACGCGGTGTCATGCAACGTCATGCTCTGATTCACTCAGAAGAAAAGATATACGTTTgtgaaatatgtggtaaaagctTTGCACACTCCAGCTATCTCAAAACACATTTTCAGAAGCACTCGGAAGAGAGGATTCATATCTGTCCAATGTGTAACAAAACGTTTTCATTCCCAGGGAACCTTAGGAGACACATCAAAGGCCACAGTGGCGAAAAACCATATGAATGTAAGCTGTGTAGTACAAAGTTTTCAAAATCTGGGGACCTAAACAGGCATCGGTATTTACATACAGGACAGAAGACAAATGAGTGTGCAGTATGCATGAAGAAGTTTTTTCGATCTTGTGATCTGAAGAGGCATCTTGCGAAACATACAGGAGAAAAGCTCTATAAGTGTCAAATGTGTGGCAAAGCATATTCACAGCCCAGTAATCTCAAGAGACATACATTAATACATGTTGAGAATTGAGTTTATTTGTAGGACTATATTTAGAATAGTATAAAGGCTGATCCATAATAAATCGAGAACGGGAAGTGGAGGACGTGAAcatgaagatttttgattcacaataaaccgagaatggaaacgaCTTTGCATATCGagatgtatgtcaataacgatatgtaaaatcgatattacacattctgatgtcatttgtatataattgaccaatggcgttctctcatgagtacaagccagccaacataaacacagttaaccaacttcaaaatctatgacacagaatatttaagagtTCAGTTCACGTGGTACTCTGGTCAAATATAACAACAATGAGTATATTAGCTATTTGAATGTCGGAGTTTGAAATGTCAATAATGATTGTAAATTAAATCCCAGAGATTTTTTTTAATCCAGTGCCActaggttgtcatttgacatttctgatcTCTCCTgccaatggcttatttgtaacccacttctgaggatggggcgcctggaaggtggAGTTATCTGTCccaatgatgataatattataattttgaattgctagaa
The sequence above is a segment of the Periplaneta americana isolate PAMFEO1 chromosome 3, P.americana_PAMFEO1_priV1, whole genome shotgun sequence genome. Coding sequences within it:
- the LOC138696741 gene encoding zinc finger protein 16-like, translated to MKECKLEPALEKEKPVLNIQSDSIKCERITDQSNHHVVLPDEKITYQLVRFVIKSDEKNTGEEIYPESIPIKEKIKEELTVEEHIPYIGDIKDINFQKIFNKPGTKMYHLCAECNKPFQTTSDLKRHYTTHTGVKEYECNECGKKFLFPWNLKRHFHVHTGLKSFVCTICDRRFSQVQQLKSHARTHTGEKPYECRECGRRFAQMGILRRHFLIHTGQKPHVCNVCGKSFTQRGVMQRHALIHSEEKIYVCEICGKSFAHSSYLKTHFQKHSEERIHICPMCNKTFSFPGNLRRHIKGHSGEKPYECKLCSTKFSKSGDLNRHRYLHTGQKTNECAVCMKKFFRSCDLKRHLAKHTGEKLYKCQMCGKAYSQPSNLKRHTLIHVEN